A stretch of the Fusarium musae strain F31 chromosome 2, whole genome shotgun sequence genome encodes the following:
- a CDS encoding hypothetical protein (EggNog:ENOG41), whose product MATGAVLVVVPGLVVTPILGILGFGAGGIAAGSAAAGIQSGIGSVAAGSAFATLQSAGAGGAGLAVVNGIVQVSGAVVVGAGGLAAKLKGKLKGQGDEHSANGDQEETDGIHKGDDTEEMVSKSKKN is encoded by the exons atggcgactGGAGCAGTACTAGTTGTAGTCCCTGGTCTTGTCGTTACGCCCATCTTGGGTATTCTTGGATTTGGTGCTGGCGGTATTGCTGCCG GCTCGGCTGCCGCTGGTATCCAGAGCGGCATCGGCAGCGTCGCAGCTGGTAGCGCCTTCGCCACTCTTCAGAGTGCTGGTGCTGGGGGCGCCGGCCTTGCTGTTGTCAACGGTATTGTTCAGGTCTCGGGAGCCGTCGTTGTCGGTGCTGGTGGTCTTgctgccaagctcaagggcaagctcaagggccAGGGTGATGAGCACAGCGCAAACGGAGATCAGGAAGAAACCGATGGAATCCACAAGGGAGACGATACTGAGGAAATGGTTTCTAAGTCGAAGAAAAACTGA
- a CDS encoding hypothetical protein (BUSCO:EOG09262Q6S): MTTTEENPTSAGERPTKLQGRAFYESIGSPKFIVAPMVDQSEFAWRMLTRSFISPSEQKSLLAYTPMLHARLFSQDEKYRKAHFQSLKPDGETPWLDGNPSIDRPLFVQFCANDPEALLSAAKQVAPYCDAVDLNLGCPQGIARKGKYGAFLQEDQDLIFRLINILHKELPVPVTAKIRILDTKEETLAYAQNVLKAGASILTVHGRRREQKGHLTGLAEWKMIRFLRDSLPKETVIFANGNILQEGDIEKCLEATGADGVMSAEGNLSDPAIFSKPPPVGEEGREYWRGKDGKGGYRVDAVFRRYMDILHEHVFGEKHIERRPLFMPGDDTEWMNESETVEDEPPSKKRRKDLGKKGEQGPNMSAMQPHLFHLLRHFVSKHTDVRDMLAKSRAGDMEAYERVLSAVERKVAEGLIEYERTNGESVAETPLAEGEEDPPETESSIGTQRRCRRPWWVVQPIIRPLPNEAFKKGALTMSKKDKVKAQEQKQEEKGKKEDIKARDEALAG; the protein is encoded by the exons ATGACGACCACAGAGGAGAACCCCACCAGCGCGGGGGAGCGCCCTACTAAGCTGCAAGGACGAGCTTTCTACGAGTCTATTGGAAGCCCCAAGTTCATTGTTGCGCCGATGGTAGATCAGTCTGAATTT GCCTGGCGCATGTTGACTCGAAGTTTCATCTCACCCTCTGAGCAAAAGAGTCTTCTTGCCTATACACCCATGCTCCACGCTCGACTCTTTTCGCAGGACGAGAAGTATCGCAAGGCACACTTCCAATCACTCAAACCTGACGGCGAAACTCCCTGGCTTGACGGAAACCCTTCTATCGACCGACCGCTATTCGTCCAGTTCTGCGCCAACGACCCCGAAGCGCTCCTTTCTGCCGCCAAGCAAGTCGCCCCTTACTGCGATGCTGTTGACCTGAACCTCGGATGTCCTCAAGGTATCGCGCGAAAGGGAAAGTATGGTGCTTTCCTCCAGGAAGACCAGGACCTTATCTTCCGCTTGATCAATATCTTGCACAAGGAGCTGCCTGTGCCCGTGACAGCCAAGATTCGGATTCTGGACACGAAGGAGGAGACACTGGCATACGCGCAGAATGTTCTCAAGGCTGGCGCATCCATCCTCACTGTCCACGGTCGACGAAGGGAGCAGAAGGGACATTTAACAGGCCTGGCTGAGTGGAAGATGATTCGATTTTTGAGAGATAGCCTGCCCAAGGAGACAGTCATCTTCGCGAATGGAAACATCCTTCAAGAGGGAGATATCGAGAAGTGCCTCGAAGCTACAGGAGCTGATGGTGTGATGAGTGCTGAGGGCAACCTCAGTGATCCAGCtatcttctcaaagccacCACCCGTCGGAGAGGAGGGACGAGAATACTGGAGAGGAAAGGATGGAAAAGGGGGATACAGAGTTGATGCTGTGTTCAGACGATATATGGACATCCTCCATGAACACGTTTTTGGAGAGAAGCACATCGAGCGCCGACCACTCTTCATGCCTGGTGACGATACTGAATGGATGAACGAGAGCGAGACAGTTGAGGATGAGCCACCGTCTAAGAAGCGAAGAAAGGATTTAGGCAAGAAGGGAGAACAGGGCCCCAACATGTCAGCCATGCAGCCTCATCTTTTCCATCTATTGCGACACTTTGTCTCCAAGCACACCGACGTGCGAGATATGCTGGCCAAGAGCCGAGCAGGCGACATGGAAGCCTATGAGCGCGTTCTATCTGCGGTGGAACGCAAGGTTGCAGAAGGCCTCATCGAGTACGAGCGCACCAATGGTGAGAGCGTTGCGGAGACACCACTGgccgagggcgaggaggaccCTCCCGAGACTGAAAGCTCAATAGGCACACAAAGGCGGTGCCGAAGACCTTGGTGGGTGGTTCAACCGATTATTCGACCTCTACCCAACGAGGCGTTCAAGAAGGGAGCTTTGACTATgagcaagaaggacaaaGTCAAGGCGCAGGAACAGAAAcaggaggagaagggtaAAAAGGAAGATATCAAGGCTCGAGATGAGGCTTTGGCGGGATAA
- a CDS encoding hypothetical protein (EggNog:ENOG41) codes for MAALVQTFPQQTATVTMLQTRPSSSTSMIPNNQGQAGLQYAAAAQAPRYAVPSPTGYRGSSTPVQQYAFTSTPTLNHTQSWQPQGQPTRNYNHNANYGGRQFSSSATNVQYNAMGVGQTGARDDSAIPQRRNIVPAPRPHSAFLAGPTQPTSPTSSSKAAPDRYRRSLTPQQNQHGRSQSTAVPVNGMPTATQLYNGPNPSRSAIPNRPNSFYNAMPGTSMDDMQLLQSPMDDSNRSRRRSLRADSDLSKPATLEKSKADGNSQTLRVVTNAAAHSRNGSSESSANRNVSAPTGNPSSQANSEVTSKQDHAKVNIPARGSSSDAIKRTTNPSPLSRPATMASEVAEDRSSNASGAGKVESPAAKQLAAIKDKGRKSKSKTSRLRRAFSFGSAADFRNADEGEGTDKTEPSKLHKDPTADEAYDAEQARIAEAQEAAGLGHSIYGGRFFGGSTDNLSISSTASSASIMIRKMGRGMKKGGRSFVGIFRPKSVIGVAPADGPMKPEASQAAVSMVTVEAETQRVNVSADPRQTDTFPHLERNSIDTNLGAEIAERLGSSGTDNSNSRKSIVGGDRERAEVLAAVRKGILKRPGSASPSIRPADSSPGLDLPSVPAVTDSPNSSAPSTPNDESQGHRRTGSIAIGSEDYFMSALRLRQDSKSAPNTPHGSTKRNATFSPRIVFHDTWPSQEYDRRGEIATCNRLTPMLAQQIKEELNTFKMEMEVHENSKIYTHFF; via the exons ATGGCTGCTCTGGTTCAGACCTTTCCCCAGCAAACTGCAACGGTTACAATGCTCCAGACCCGaccgtcttcttcaacaagcatGATACCCAACAACCAAGGCCAGGCTGGCCTTCAGTATGCGGCAGCGGCTCAAGCCCCAAGATATGCTGTTCCCTCTCCCACTGGCTACCGGGGTAGTTCGACTCCTGTCCAGCAATACGCTTTCACTAGCACACCGACCCTGAACCACACACAATCTTGGCAACCGCAAGGTCAACCGACGCGGAACTATAACCACAACGCCAACTACGGCGGTCGCCAGTTTAGCTCCTCAGCTACCAACGTGCAATACAATGCCATGGGCGTTGGCCAAACGGGTGCTCGTGATGACTCTGCCATTCCTCAGCGACGAAACATTGTACCCGCTCCTCGACCTCATTCCGCTTTCCTCGCTGGCCCTACACAACCAACCtctccaacttcttcaagcaaAGCTGCACCTGACAGGTATAGACGGTCACTTACTCCTCAACAAAACCAGCACGGGCGTTCTCAGAGCACAGCTGTCCCAGTGAATGGAATGCCTACTGCTACTCAACTCTATAATGGCCCCAATCCTAGCCGCTCGGCGATTCCAAACAGACCGAACAGCTTCTATAACGCTATGCCTGGCACATCTATGGATGATATGCAACTTCTTCAATCTCCCATGGATGATTCAAACCGATCCCGTCGTCGAAGTCTTCGTGCCGATTCTGACCTGTCGAAGCCTGCTACGCTTGAAAAGAGCAAAGCAGACGGAAATTCTCAAACACTGCGTGTTGTTACTAACGCCGCCGCACACTCGCGCAACGGAAGTTCTGAGAGT TCTGCCAACCGTAATGTGTCTGCCCCCACTGGAAACCCCTCTTCCCAGGCAAACAGCGAAGTCACTTCTAAGCAAGATCACGCCAAGGTCAACATCCCAGCTCGAGGATCATCTTCCGATGCGATTAAACGCACTACAAACCCTTCACCTCTCTCTAGACCAGCTACCATGGCTAGCGAGGTCGCTGAAGACAGATCTTCCAATGCGTCAGGTGCGGGTAAAGTAGAGTCACCTGCGGCTAAACAGCTTGCTGCTATCAAGGATAAAGGACGCAAATCCAAGAGCAAGACCTCCAGACTGCGACGCGCTTTCTCGTTTGGAAGCGCTGCCGATTTCCGCAATGCTGATGAGGGTGAGGGAACTGATAAGACAGAACCCTCCAAACTCCACAAGGACCCAACGGCCGATGAAGCCTACGATGCCGAGCAAGCACGTATCGCGGAAGCGCAGGAGGCTGCAGGCCTCGGACACAGTATCTATGGTGGCCGATTCTTTGGTGGCTCAACCGATAacctctccatctcctcgacAGCGTCATCAGCTTCCATCATGATTCGAAAGATGGGCCGAGGTATGAAGAAGGGTGGTCGATCTTTTGTTGGAATTTTCCGACCCAAGTCAGTGATTGGAGTTGCTCCTGCTGATGGACCTATGAAGCCCGAGGCTAGCCAAGCTGCTGTATCGATGGTCACTGTCGAGGCTGAGACTCAACGAGTTAACGTGTCGGCCGATCCCAGACAGACAGATACCTTTCCCCACCTCGAGCGCAATTCGATCGATACCAATCTGGGTGCTGAGATTGCTGAGCGTCTTGGGAGCTCTGGAACTGACAACTCGAATTCGCGTAAGAGTATTGTTGGAGGCGACAGGGAACGTGCGGAGGTGCTTGCTGCCGTCCGCAAGGGAATTTTGAAGC GCCCCGGCTCAGCCAGCCCTTCTATCCGCCCTGCTGATTCCTCTCCTGGCCTTGACCTCCCCAGCGTTCCTGCTGTCACCGATTCCCCTAACTCCAGTGCCCCTAGCACTCCCAACGACGAGTCTCAGGGCCATCGCCGAACAGGCTCGATTGCTATTGGCAGCGAAGACTACTTCATGTCCGCTTTGAGGCTACGACAGGACAGCAAGAGCGCACCAAACACCCCCCACGGATCTACCAAGCGTAACGCTACTTTCTCGCCCCGTATCGTCTTCCACGATACTTGGCCTAGTCAGGAGTACGATCGTCGCGGTGAGATTGCTACCTGCAACCGATTGACTCCCATGCTTGCGCAGCAGATCAAGGAGGAGCTGAATACCTTCAAGATG GAAATGGAGGTTCACGAAAACTCAAAGATTTACACGCACTTTTTCTGA